The Aspergillus luchuensis IFO 4308 DNA, chromosome 4, nearly complete sequence DNA window gagaatgcTGGAGCTGCAGAACAATGCTGGACGACGGGAGATGAGGCTGGCTTGCTTGTTAGActgaatgatgatggatggccgGAACCTCCACTCACTGCGGGTAATATTCGTATCTCCTGTTACCCGCTTTCAATACAGGATTGCCCAATTTGGCAGGGCGGCTCGGCGGCCTCCTTTATAGATCGCCCGTCGGTTTACGATGTTATTCCCTCTCCCAACGCAGTGTGTATAGAGCTTACATGACAGGATTGTTGCATTATTGCACTAGCGTTCTTTGTGTCGGTCCACGTTTGGTTACAGTCCAGCCATGCCTTTATTTCTTCGCTATTTTTATGCATGTTTCATCGTGACAAAGAAAGTACAGGTCCTCGAATGCTTCATTTACACGGCTGCCCTCCCAGGACGCCCATCCTTCTATATTGCCAAAgtaagaataatatacagtCGCTGAGGCAGTCAAGCAGTCCACAAATACAAaaacatgatgatgatagttaGCATGTACGTGGCGAGTCTTGCAGGTCGTATAGGCTTCATTTAACAAGTCCACGCCGCGACGATACCGTCCTTGCGGCCCTCAACAAGGAATCCATCCTTGAGCCGAACCCGCTCGACCGTGGCCGGCTGCGGCCCACTGTCGTCAACGCCAACCCCGGCACCACAGTCCCAGTGGTGGCCATCTGCCTTGTCGTATACCTTGACAACGTTCTCTCCGGCTGCCGCGACAATGCGCTTGGTGTCGAACATCATGCTGGTGATGGGCTTGTCGTACGCGTAGGCATCAAAGATAGATCCAGTTCGGAGATCCCAAATCTGGTAAATGTTAGCGGTGCCGTTACGTATACATAAGAACAAAACACTTACTCTGATGCTGCGGTCCTGACTACCAGTCACCAAGTGTACATCGTCGAACTGTAGGCATGTAATAGGACCGGTATGGCCCACCAAGCTCCGGTGGACTTGGCCGCTGCGAAGGTCCCACAGGCGCACCATACCGTCCGCCGTACCGCAGGCCAGCGCCGCATCGAAACATTGAACCGCGCCGACAAAGTCCGCAGAAGCGTCCGGAAGGCGTCCCGACGGGCGCCATGTCGTCTCACTTCCTAGAGTAGACGCCTGGGCCGCTGCCCACAAGACATCCAGCGTCTGCACACAGCGCCCTTTGACCAGATCCCACTGTCGCAACGTCTTGTCGGCGGATCCGGAAATCAGGGTGTCTCCCTTGAAGTGCAGGGCGGTTACTTCATCGACGTGCGCATCAAGCGAGTATACATAGCAGTCTTCCAGGGTGGTCGAGTGAGATGCCATGGAGGCGTCATCAGCTTGCGCAgattcctcatcgtcctcccGTCGGGTGACGCGGTTGTCGCGAGTTGTGGTCCGGGCCCGGCTCAGATCCCAGAGCTTCACAGATGCATCCATAGATCCAGTGGCGACAATGTTGTCCTCAATCTGTAGGCAGCGGACAGATGCGTTGTGTCCCTCCAGGAAGCCCACGCAGCGGCCCACGTTGAGATCCCACACCCGCACCGTATCGTCCAGGGCGGCACTGATCATGGTGCCAAACGGGTAGTCGAAGTCAATAGCGGTAACCATGTCCGAGTGTGCCGGCATCTCTTTGATTTCAGAACCGGGAGCAAAGTGTTCGTGCAAAACTGGCATCGATCGTTTCCCTTGGACCATTAGTACTGGACGCTGAACGGAGAATGGTGCGACATACTTATAGATCGCTGCTTCACGCTCTTCGGCGAAGGGATCTTCTGGTAGATAGATTCAGACATAAAGGAAGCACCCATGGCTGGGTCTTCGGAAACAATCGAGTCATCGTTGGCCTCGGAAGACTTGGGAGTTGCGGGAGGCGGCACCTCGgcctcttgctcttcttggaTATCCTCCAATTTGTTCTCAATCTCGTTCACTGGTTCCATGTTAGGACGTTTCTGCCAAGTATCCAAAATTCCAGGTCACCCACGCTCATGTTCTaaatccgcctcctccatctccaggcCTGCCAATCGGTCTAGCACAATCTTCCGCATGTTGTGTAAGTTCGCGATCTTGTTATCTATGTCGTGTATCTCCGAGCTGCACATATTCTTGCGAACGCCCATCAGTTCCATCCGGCGGCTCAGCAAGTCCCGTTCCTTCTTCAAATCCGACGGAGCGGACGGCAAAGCGCCGTGTGTCTCCCCATCCTTCAAcagcttcttgctcttggaGGAGCGCCGACGATGGGCGCGGCGATACTCAATGTCATCCTGCGACGCCTGGAAGCCCTGGAAGAGAGAATACGAGCTGGAGTCGTCGGGGATATTGGCGAGGAGTTCGTCaggaagggaggagatggcccGCGACTGAATTTCGGTGGTTGAGAGCTTGGAGCGGACCAGATCGGTAGGGGTGGTCTGGGTGAGAGAAAAGACTTTGCGCTGGGTGTTGGGATGGCGTAATTCGCGCTGGATATCGGCCATAGCAGTGTGGTAGTGGCCGCCGCTGGAGGAGTCGGGAGCCGGTCCCATCAAATGGCCAGCAGTCGATGTGACTTTGCGCCCGAAGGCCTCGATATGACGCGactggagagggagaaggtcaGCAAAGAGGGATTTTAGGCAGGAAAGACCGCCCAAGGGCAGGTGTCAAGGCCGCAAGAGCATACCGTGATGCCGGTCCCTAAGAGACCGTCCGGCTCGACAATATCTGATAGACCGGAGGGAGACTCATCACGGCGGCGGTGTTTGTCCATGACACCGGCGGAGGAGCGAAGAGTGAGCTAAGCACAAACTCCCATCCGGGAATTAACAGatcaaggacaaggatggCGGAGACAGAGGAGCTGTTGTGCCCAGTCGGCAGTTGGTCGGCTTCAGGCTGGgattggaaaaagaaaggcggaTGGAGTTGCACGCGATGAATTACCGTGTTTCGGCTGTATTTTACAGCTTGCCTCTTGCTGCGCCCGGGCTACCCTAAGTACCACGGTCACTCTTCCCTCAGCTCTGGCTGGTCTGGCTTCAATGTCGGAGAAAGCATAATTATTCCCCTGGAAAGAGACTGCTCCATTGGATATGAGTGGCTTAAGTATCCAATGTCCCTGTTCTTTgccccccaacccctccagCTTTCCACCTGATGAGGCTCTCCCTGCTGCACATGACAGCATCACCAGCCACGGATCCCGCCGCGGGTTCTGTACGAAGCCGTAATGTTACCTGCGGCCAACCAGCCAGAATCATGAATCACCATCCAACATTATGGGTTGCAGATGATTGCTGAGCCCAGCATTCCATGACAGTCCGGATGTCGTGAGATTTacttgcttttttttctagactCAGCAATTGGTCTCCCTTGAAACATCACCCAGTCTGTGCCGATCAGCAAACCGTTAGCGCTGATTCCCCAGCCTACTTAAGTTGCTCTATGATCTCCCCGAAAGCGGAGCGTATTCATCTCGCTTTCCCAGTCCCTCCATCTACTTCTACGCTCGCTGCACTTTTGCCCTCTACGCACCCTACAGCTCCGTCTCAATCCTCACCCAGCCTCGCCATGGATACAGCTATTGATCTGTCCGATGCCTCCAAGGCTTTGGACCTCGCCAACATCCGCTTCCAGCTAATGTAAGTTCCTTCGGAGGGATTTCGGTAGTTAGTTCGCCTACTCTAGATCGACCGAAGATCGGGGACCAACTCGCATACAATGATTCACATCCCTGCGCGCAAACCTCAACCCCGCATCCCCTCCATTACTGCCAGAGTTTCAACATACTTGTCCACCAACACAGATACCGAAACTGAGAGAATATGTCAGTCGCTAATCATGCTTCGATACAATTAGCCGTCTTGAAGACACAATCACCTTCCACCTGATTGAACGGGCGCAATTCCCTCTCAACAAGCCCGTCTACCTACCCGGCGGGGTAAAAATCCCTGGCACCGAGCTCAGTCTTCTCGACTACTTCCTTCGCGAACGAGAACGTCTGGAGTCCCGTGTTCGTCGGTACCAGTCTCCCGATGAATACCCTTTCTTCCCCGACGCGCTGGAAGAGCCCATCCTCGCCCCCATCCAGTACCCCAAGATCCTGCATGACAACGATGTCAAC harbors:
- the mdv1 gene encoding WD repeat-containing protein (COG:D;~EggNog:ENOG410QE49;~InterPro:IPR036322,IPR015943,IPR001680,IPR019775, IPR020472,IPR017986;~PFAM:PF00400;~go_function: GO:0005515 - protein binding [Evidence IEA]), whose amino-acid sequence is MDKHRRRDESPSGLSDIVEPDGLLGTGITSRHIEAFGRKVTSTAGHLMGPAPDSSSGGHYHTAMADIQRELRHPNTQRKVFSLTQTTPTDLVRSKLSTTEIQSRAISSLPDELLANIPDDSSSYSLFQGFQASQDDIEYRRAHRRRSSKSKKLLKDGETHGALPSAPSDLKKERDLLSRRMELMGVRKNMCSSEIHDIDNKIANLHNMRKIVLDRLAGLEMEEADLEHELNEIENKLEDIQEEQEAEVPPPATPKSSEANDDSIVSEDPAMGASFMSESIYQKIPSPKSVKQRSIRKRSMPVLHEHFAPGSEIKEMPAHSDMVTAIDFDYPFGTMISAALDDTVRVWDLNVGRCVGFLEGHNASVRCLQIEDNIVATGSMDASVKLWDLSRARTTTRDNRVTRREDDEESAQADDASMASHSTTLEDCYVYSLDAHVDEVTALHFKGDTLISGSADKTLRQWDLVKGRCVQTLDVLWAAAQASTLGSETTWRPSGRLPDASADFVGAVQCFDAALACGTADGMVRLWDLRSGQVHRSLVGHTGPITCLQFDDVHLVTGSQDRSIRIWDLRTGSIFDAYAYDKPITSMMFDTKRIVAAAGENVVKVYDKADGHHWDCGAGVGVDDSGPQPATVERVRLKDGFLVEGRKDGIVAAWTC
- the ARO7 gene encoding chorismate mutase ARO7 (BUSCO:EOG09264719;~COG:E;~EggNog:ENOG410PJYF;~InterPro:IPR036263,IPR008238,IPR037039;~go_function: GO:0004106 - chorismate mutase activity [Evidence IEA];~go_process: GO:0009073 - aromatic amino acid family biosynthetic process [Evidence IEA];~go_process: GO:0046417 - chorismate metabolic process [Evidence IEA]), encoding MISPKAERIHLAFPVPPSTSTLAALLPSTHPTAPSQSSPSLAMDTAIDLSDASKALDLANIRFQLIRLEDTITFHLIERAQFPLNKPVYLPGGVKIPGTELSLLDYFLRERERLESRVRRYQSPDEYPFFPDALEEPILAPIQYPKILHDNDVNVNSILKQRYIEDILPAVCAQFGREDRGETQENYGSAATCDVHCLQALSRRIHFGKFVAEAKFQQETERFVKLIKANDRKGIDEAITKPEVELKVLERLALKAKTYGTDPGFQPENGPKINVDAVVAMYKEYVIPLTKVVEVDYLMQRLKGTQWE